From the Pontiella agarivorans genome, one window contains:
- a CDS encoding N-acetylmuramoyl-L-alanine amidase family protein, translating into MENKYNRVEIETNSRRAYVNGVMIWLHEPCRKQSSGWAIREVDFKKGIDPILRTYAYAPKRMPRLVVLDPGHGGKDTGSISPKGYREKDIVLDISHRVRKLLEAKGIRVRMTRTGDTYPQLDARTAYAYKNGADLFVSVHANAAGATSASGVETFITAAAGYDSSNHYGQAGDKFAFKNNTYDALNAALGFSIHSNIMKMTKRDDRGLRRARYSVLKHCSCPAALVECGFLTNPDEESLLNTSSYRESCARGIANGVLGYFTLMKRALR; encoded by the coding sequence ATGGAAAACAAATATAACCGGGTTGAAATTGAAACCAACAGCCGGCGGGCCTATGTCAACGGCGTTATGATCTGGCTGCATGAGCCTTGCCGGAAACAGAGCAGCGGGTGGGCCATTCGGGAAGTAGATTTTAAGAAGGGCATCGATCCTATTCTGCGTACCTACGCCTATGCGCCGAAACGTATGCCCCGGCTGGTGGTGTTGGATCCGGGGCACGGCGGAAAAGATACCGGATCGATCAGCCCGAAAGGCTATCGGGAAAAGGATATTGTGCTCGATATTTCCCATCGTGTCCGCAAGTTGCTGGAGGCCAAGGGAATCCGGGTTCGCATGACACGTACCGGTGATACTTATCCGCAGCTCGACGCCCGCACCGCATATGCTTACAAAAACGGGGCCGACCTGTTTGTCAGCGTCCATGCCAATGCAGCCGGCGCGACCTCTGCGAGCGGCGTGGAAACATTCATCACTGCCGCTGCCGGATATGATTCGAGCAATCATTACGGGCAGGCCGGCGATAAATTTGCATTTAAAAACAACACCTATGATGCGCTCAACGCCGCACTCGGCTTTTCCATCCACAGTAATATAATGAAAATGACCAAACGCGACGACCGCGGCTTGCGTCGGGCCCGCTATTCTGTGCTGAAGCATTGTTCCTGTCCGGCTGCGTTGGTGGAGTGCGGTTTTTTGACCAATCCCGACGAGGAATCACTGCTTAACACTTCCAGCTACCGGGAGAGCTGTGCGCGCGGTATTGCCAACGGGGTGCTTGGCTACTTTACACTGATGAAGCGGGCCTTGAGATAA